tgggtgaaggaaagaaaggcggAAATTGCAATAAGGATAGAGGCCCTAAGATCgtgactttttttaaaaaaaaagcgaaaattGGAGAGTGGTGGACTGTAGACGGGCACCGTTCTTTGCAACTTGGCATGCACGTAGAAGAGCAAAGTCGTGAAAATTGAACTGATGACATTGTGAGGCGCATGTTCTACCTCTAATGGTGGAGAAAAAATGGttgtgagggaaagaaacggTTATGAGAGACGACCTGCTTGTAGTCTTTATCTTGTTGGGGGTTTCCTGTGTTGTGGTATGCGtacagggggaaaataaggtGCGCCTTAGGAAAGTTGAAGGCATGGAGAATTTAACTGCCCCGGGTGAACGCCATGAAGTCTATCACCTCTTCAGTGAGACTTCGAGAGAATTTTTTCTCCGATggttgtgtatgtgtgtgtgggttgaTTTCTTGAAATGTATATGTACTCCTTTTGACTGCATTTTTCAGAAATCTATGTGCGCTGGCGGATTGCATACAAATAGAGCTGTTGTTACCGTTTGTATGAAAAGGGGAAGCTGACGCTGGGCTGGTATATCTTTTTggtgtcgtttttttttttcaaaaaatttcAGCGTTCTTGTTGAtatgttccctttcctcccacCATTGCGGCCATATGTACAAACATATACACGCGTCactaaaaaagagagatgacAGCACTGGTGGTCCAGCGGTTTCGCGAGTGCCAGAATTTATTGGACTCCGTGGTGACTAACCTCTGTGCCATTGAAAACTTTACCTCGCAGCGTTCCACCGTGGAAGAGGCCGCACGCCGGCTCCGCTCCTCCACGTCCGTCCGGGATGCCGCGGTACCGCTTTGCTGCACGGACCCATTGGGGATGTTGGCCGTTTTCCCCGAGTCTGCTGTGGAGTTAATCATCGCTCAACATGATGATGATACGGCTGCTCTACTTCGCTCTTTGAACAGCACTCAACAGATGTGGGGGAAGAAGTTGCAGCAGGCTAAAGAGGCACTGCAGTCGGGAGAAAGTGGGAAGACCGAGGATGCGAATGTAGCAGACAAACAGAGGGACGTGTCACAAGTTATATGCACACGTAGTTTCATAGCAGTGCTGTCGCAGATGCATGGGTGGCTGAGAGCGCTTATTTTAGCCCTAAGAGCCGACTTGGCAAATCCACCGCGAGCAGTAAAGCTCTCGGAATTTTTGTCAGCTCACGACCCGCCATCGAAAAGTGATATTACCCCTGTTGTAATTGTGTCTCTAGAAGCAGCACTGGGACAACTACCGGATAGGGTGAGGCGTGAGTGGGAGTTATGTACTTCGCAGCACATGGTTGATGAGGCATGGGTGATGCTACTGAGTTGAAATCCGACGCGCTTAGATTTCAGCTCACATCGAGTTGTGACCGGTGAGGTAAGAGGGAGTGACTTCACATGGGACCCTTGTAAGACGGTTTGTTGCTTGACTTGCTGCTTATTGCCTTTATTTCGTCTTCACAGCACTACTGAATTCCCGGACACCCATTACGTGCAAAGGGGTTGAACATGGAGCAAAATAAAGAGGGGGGAACATTACATTGGTGGTGCGCCACTCGTGTCCTCAGTAACCCTCTTTGTTGCGAGCATGGAGTGGGGAGGCGGGTTCATGTTTTGTTTgaaaacgtaaaaaaaaaaaactctctCTCCGCCACCTAAAACCTTTATATTGCGAAGGGACatagacacacacactctcttTGTGAAAAGACGCCTTTAATTATGGTTCACCGTCAAGATGGAGCAGTCGTGCACTGCTCGAGAGAAACCGGCAGACTAAGCGCCATTATCGCACCTTCCATCCTTGCTTCGGACTTCGCCCAGCTCTTAAGTGAGTGCCAAAGTGTTTTGTCACCTGAGGGTGGAGCAGCAGATTGGCTTCATGTGGATGTTATGGATGGACACTTTGTCCCCAACATTTCTATAGGTATGTGTGTTGTTCAGTCGTTGCGCAGCCACCTGCAAGATGTCTTCTTGGATGTTCACTGCATGGTCAGCGACCCCGATCGTTGGGTTGAAGAAATGGCGAAAGCTGGTGCCACGCAAATGACATTTCACGTTGAAGCGGTAGCAGACCCCAAGGCTGTCGCCCGTCACATACGTGCTGCAGGTATGTTGTGTGGTGTAGCGTTGAAACCAAAGACGCCCGTAAGCTCTGTTTTGAACCTTGTAGAAGAGCAGCTGATCGACATGGTATTGGTCATGACGGTGGAGCCGGGTTTTGGCGGTCAGTCTTTCATGCAAGACATGATGCCGAAGGTGGAAGAGCTTCGTGCAAGGTTTCCGTGTTTGAATATACAAGTGGATGGAGGAATTGGACCAGGAACAATCGATGCGCCTGCGAGGGCTGGGGCGAATGTAATTGTGGCGGGAACATCTATTTTCAGGGCAGACTCAAGGAAGGAGGCCACAGAAAGCATGCGACGCGTCGTGCAGGGTTATCTGGGCTCCACAACGAGTTAGTTGGCAGTGGGTGAGTAACAATCATGCATTTTAGGATAAAACGAAGCTCGCGGGGAGATTAGTGAGAGTAGGGACTACTTAACTACAGAGAGCGTTTACGTATTATCTGTGTCTAAGGCGATACGTGTTTATTGATGaattatttatatgtatgaGCGAACGAATGTTAGCGTTTCTGTAGATATATTAACACTTAACAACCAAACCGAAGCGCGTCCTTTGGGTAAAGTATCATCATGAAATTAACATATCCTGTTGCTTTTTGAAAAAGCTTTGACTCGCgctctcaaaaaaaaaaaacaacaacaacaaataaatgtgTCAACGAAGTATTGTTTTCTTATGTTTATTGTTATGAACTGCTCCAGTGCAGTACGGAGAGGAAGTAACGTTGTCTCGTCTCTATGAGAAAGGGAATATTTTCTCACATCATCGATAGGATCGCCGGGGTTCCACACAGGAGCGTTGCCGCAATTCCATATGGGCAGTGGTTTAGTCTCTATGTGCAGTGTTTGAAGGCTCATCAACGAAACACTGCAGCAGGGAGGGATGCCAATGAGCTGAAGGTTGCACGCCAAAACCTGGATGTGTCGCTTCTTAGCAGCGTGGTATCACAGAAGTGGACTGAAGTCATTGTTCCGAGTGACGATAAGTATGATGCTCGTCAACCGCGATCATCAGTCGGAAACGTGTTGTGGTGGCACGAGAGCGCTGAGGGTGCATGGCTCAGCTCCAACAATAAAATCCGTGGTTTGGAACTGGTAACTACGTCATTTTTGCTTGAGCCTCTTCTTGCAGGTCGCTCCATCGCTGCATGGACAGAGACAGTGCAGCAATCAAGTGCCGCCGGTGGTCCGCTAATGCAGAATGACAAAGGGCAACCGAGTTTGTCACCTAACAAGAGTGGAGTGTTG
This region of Trypanosoma brucei gambiense DAL972 chromosome 10, complete sequence genomic DNA includes:
- a CDS encoding ribulose-5-phosphate 3-epimerase, putative, with translation MVHRQDGAVVHCSRETGRLSAIIAPSILASDFAQLLSECQSVLSPEGGAADWLHVDVMDGHFVPNISIGMCVVQSLRSHLQDVFLDVHCMVSDPDRWVEEMAKAGATQMTFHVEAVADPKAVARHIRAAGMLCGVALKPKTPVSSVLNLVEEQLIDMVLVMTVEPGFGGQSFMQDMMPKVEELRARFPCLNIQVDGGIGPGTIDAPARAGANVIVAGTSIFRADSRKEATESMRRVVQGYLGSTTS